The genomic region TCTGGTTGTAGACCGGATGGTTGAACGGAAGTTCGATAAACGAAAGCTCCGGAAACACTTTTTTCATCTCGCGGCGGATAAATTTGTCCAGCCCATAGTTGTCGTCGATATGCAGAAAGCCGCCCGACATCAGGTAGCGGCGCAGGTTCTGCGCCTCGGCATCGGTAAATACGACGTTTCCGTGACCGGTCATATGCACGAACGGGTACGAAAAAAGCTCTGGGCTGCCCACCTCCACAATATCCTCTTCCGGAAAGATATTCATCCGCAGGTTTGAATTGGCAAACCGGATCAGGTTTGGCAACGACGTTTTGTTGGCGTACCAGTCGCCGCCGCCGCCGTACTTCAGTTTGGCAATTTTGTACGAATACTGAGCTGAAGCCGCCGTAGGCAGGCCAATCGCAAGGAGCAGAAAGAATAGTAGTCGTTTCATGCGTAACGCTTATAACTCATTCACCAGATGCACGGTATGACAGGCGGCAAAGGCCGCCGTTTCGGTCCGCAGGCGGGTCTTCCCCAGCGTCACCGGCTTGAAACCTGACTGTAGGGCGGCCGCCAGCTCGTCTTTCGAAAAATCCCCTTCCGGTCCGATCAGCACCAGCACGGAACCGGCAGGTCGGGCGGCTTTCAGCAGGTGGGGCGTCGGATTCTCCTCGTCCAGATGAGCTATGAACCGCTGATCGGCCGATAAGTTTAGGACTTCCCGAAAATGTTCCAGAAAAGCAAGGGCCGGCAGACGATTCTGAAGCGACTGTTTCATGGCCGCCACGGCAATCTTTTCGACCCGGTCCATTTTCAGCACGCGCCGTTCGGAGTGTTTGCCCACAAAAAACGTCAGGCTGTCGATACCAATTTCGACAGCCTTCTCGACAAACCATTCTATTCGGTCGAGATTTTTTGTGGGAGCCACCGCCAGATGAATCTGGTACGGGCGAACCGGGTCCGTATGCTGCTGCAAAATACGGAAGGTACACCGACGCGGGTCGGCTGTTTCTATAACGCACGCGAGCCGATTTCCTTGCCCATCCGTCACCTCGATCGGGTCACCCTTTTTCAACCGGAGTGTCTTGACGCAGTGCCGGGATTCTTCCTCCCCCAGAAAAGGCTCTGATAACGCATTAGGCTGGTAAAACAGGGGCATCAATCTTCTTCTTCGCTTTTGAACGAATACAGGGTGTTGTCCAGTTGGACGGTCTGGTTGTTATAATCGTCAATAAACTTGAGAATGACCTCATCCGTAATTTCGTCCACGTTCAGGCTCACATCCAGGCCAATGCCGTATTCAAAGTCCCGGTCGATTTCCAGATATTCCTGAACCTGAACGGCTTCGGTTTCCTCCAGTTCCTCGATGAGTTCGGTCACGTACAGTTCAATTTCTTCGTCCAGTTCCGGATTGATCTTGTAATTCGGCTTTCGGTCTTCCGGGGCCACGTACTGCGGAAATGATTTTTTGGCCTTTTCGACGGCCATTTCATAGACCAGACTGCTGTGGTGCAGGCGGAGCGTGTAGATGATCGCGTCACAAATTACTTCCTGCCCGTTTTCATTTCCCACAAACTGGATGTGAACGCATTCGCCCGATTCCAGCATATCCACCTCCTCGTCTTCTACCTGCACATAAGGTTTCCCTTCGTTCTGGATTTCTTCTTTGAGAAGCTGGATTTCTTCCGGCTCGTAGCCTTTGTTTTTGTACGTCGCTGCCATGAGTGATGCGTTATTTTGTTGTCTATTCCGGAGTAGAACACAATTTCCGGGCTGCAGTTCACCAAAATGTCAAAACTACTGACTCCAGCCCGAAATCTCAACACTTTTCAGGCCCGCACCACCGACCCTGCCTGGTACTGCCGGACCACGGTCTGGGTGGCAAAATCGACGGCGAGCGGCAGGGCGGACAGGTTTGTGTTGAGAAGCTGGTCCTCTTTGCGGTGAATGTGAGGCATTTGTCCGTGCTCATCGAGGGCCGACAGGGTAATCGCCGGGATGCCCTCCCGCACAAACCAGACCGTATCAAAATCGGCCGTATGCCAGGCACCAATGCTCACCTGCCCCCGAAAATTACGCTCACCCGCAATTTTCTGCGCCTGCCGAAAGAGGTCGTTGTCGTAACGGATGGACTCCACTGTGCCCGTTTTTTTGATCAGGTTCAGTTTGCCGTTCCCGAGCGTGTCGAAATTAATGACAAATGTCCGGTGGCGGGGCCATTCCTGAATGTGGCTTTCCAGGTACTGCCGGGCCCCGATCATCCCCACCTCCTCGGCGCCGGTCAGGACGACTTCCAGGTCAAGTCCCGGTAGTCCGCACTGGCGGAGGCGCTCGGCGGTGGCCAGTGCCGCCGCCACGCCGGTAGCATTGTCGCTGGCGCCGTTGGTATAGCCGTTGAGCCAGTAGCCAAGCGTCCCGAGCAACGCCTGGAGTAGGAAATACCCGGCCAGTGCGTAGCGAATCGAAAGGAGATACTCGTTTTCCAGATCAAAAAGGTTCACCACGACCAGCCCGCTGGCCAGCAGCATCAGCAGGAGAGAAACGATCAGAGATGACCGAAAACCCCTTACCTGCCCAGAACTGTACAGCAGGGAAACGGGCGCGGTATCGTAATGGGCCATTAGAATCACCTTCATCGCCGGCTCCGCCCCTTCTCCGGAGTCGCGCCACCGGCCGATTACATTATGCGATTGAACCAGCGGAGGCAGCAGAACGACGGGCGAAAAACGCCAGTTGAAGTAAAGCCATGCCGCGACCGTGCTGGCCCAGGTTATCAGGATGGAAAACGTTTTCAGGTACGGCAGTCCGATCAGTCCCAGCAGCAGTCCGCCGATGAGCCAGTAGACAACGGAGACGTAGGTTCGCGGAGTCTGGAAGGATTCGGTCACGACCTCCGCCCGCTGTTCCCGGAGTGCTTCCGTTAAAATCTCGCGGGCCACCCCTTCATACCGGGTGCCCGCCCCCCGGTGGGGAAGTTTAGTCAAGTCACGCAAAAAGGATTCAATCGAAAAGGCCATACTTTACGGTTCCGGTTATACGAACAGAGCGCTTTGTTGAGAACGAATGTAAGCCAAAAAACAGATTAACGGCCAATCATTTGTAACTGATTTTGTTCAGTCGCAAACCAAGTAAACGATATAAAAACGAAAAAGCCGGTATGAATACCGGCTTTTTACGATTGTGTGGTTTATTTCTTTACAAACCGCAGGACTTTTAATAAGCGCCCCGCCTGGCTGATTCTTAGGAAATAGATTCCAGGAGCTGTCGAGCCTACGCTAAGCGTAGCCGATTGGTCCAGAAAACCGGGCGTGGTGACAGGTCCCATGACCTGCCCGGAACTGTTTGTTACGCTAAACGAAAGCTGTCCGGGCTGGTATCCGGCAGGAATAGCCAGCGTCAATTCTTTTTCTACCGGGTTGGGGAATATCCGGAAATCAGAAATTTCGGCCGTTCCGGTCCTGCCTTTTTCTTTGCTCGCCAGTCGCCCTCCATTAGCGCAGGTATACTGCCGGGTGCTCATGGTAAACAACTGGGCTGAACCCGCAAAACGGGCCACGACCGTATGCTGTCCGGAGGTCTTGTAAACCGACGGTATGGCGAACTCAAAGCCATGCAGACCATTATCATTGAGGTAAGCGCCTACGTCTGTCCGAAGTTTGTCCGCGGTCAGTGTACCGGCCAGTTGTCCATCAATGTACAGATCGACACCAATTGACGTATTGGGCTTTGCCCGGTCGGCCGCCCAGCCCGTAATCCGGTCGCAGGAAGCATGATCCAGGTGACCTTCAGGCTGTTGATAAGCCGCAGGGGTCGGAGCTGGGGAGGGCGTCACGGGTGAATCGGTAGCCGGCGCCGTGCAGCCCCCCACCGTCTGGCCGCTGTTGCTCAGTTCCCGGCTGCTGCCGCTATAACGCACCTGAATGGTCTGGTTGCTGTTGCGGCGGAAAGGGGCCGGAATCACAAACTCATAGCCATGCAGCCCGTTGTCATTCAGGTATGCGCCCACGTCCGCCCGGGGCCGATCAGCGACCACTGTCCCGGCCAGCTGACCATTGACATACACCTCTACGCTTATCGAAACGTTGGGCCGTGAACGGTCCGCCGCCCAGCCCGTTACCCGCTCGCAGGAAGCGATGTCCAGAAATCCTTCCGGACGCTGGTAATCACCTGTAGGTGCCGGAACCGGCGTGGGAGTCGGGGTAGGAGTTGGAGTAGCCTCTGACGGGGGTGCCTGGCACCCCCCTACTGTCTGGCCGCTGTTGCTCAGTTCCCGGCTACTCCCCGAAAAACGCACCTGAATCTGCTGGTTTCCTGCCCTGCGGTAGGCATTCGGGATTACAAACTCATAGCCATGCAACCCGTTGTCATTCAGGTATGCGCCCACGTCCGAGCGTATCTTATCGGCCCTCACCGTGCCGGCCAATTGACCATTTACGTACACATCGACACTAACCGATACATTCGGCTGGGATCGGTCAGCGGCCCATCCTGTCACCCGGTCGCAAAAACCATTGTCCAGAAAACCCTCCGGCTGTCGGTAGTTGTCCGTTGCCGAAGGGGCCGGAGCCGGGGAGGGCGTCACGGGTGAATCGGTAGCCGGCGCCGTGCAGCCCCCCACCGTCTGACCGCTGTTGCTCAGTTCCCGGCTGCTGCCGCTGTAACGCACCTGAATGGTCTGGTTGCCGTTGCGGCGGAAAGGGGCCGGAATCACAAACTCATAGCCATGCAGCCCGTTGTCATTCAGGTATGCGCCCACGTCCGCCCGCGGCCGATCAGCGACCACTGTCCCGGCCAGCTGACCATTGACATACACCTCTACGCTTACCGAAACGTTGGGCCGTGAACGGTCCGCCGCCCAGCCCGTTACCCGCTCGCAGGAAACCATCTCGACAAAGCCCTCCGGCGCTGCTGTTCCTGTCGGGTTTGGCGGGGTGGGTGTACCGGGCACAGCAGCGGTGCTCGTATACCCCGGCTGCCACGGCTGGGAAGTGTTCAGGAAGCCGGTGTTGGTAACGGCATCTGCCCACAACTGAGCGGCGCGGCGTTTTCCCTCATCGTTCAAATGAACCTGATCCGGTCGGTGCTGTGGCTCCAGTCCGGTATCATAATCCGGTCCGGGAAAACAGTTGGGTTCAGCGGCCATGCGGTTCTGCGCCTGCCGAATGGCCCAGCGGGGGTCCGTGGTAATATAGGGGGTCTGCCGGTTCACCATCACGGCCAATGCCCCATAGTTCAAATCTACACGCGCCTGGTTGACCCAGGTCCGGTAGTATTGCAGCACCTCATCAACGTTTGTGTTGGCATGGTCGTTCTGCCCCTGGTCGGACAGGATTCCGCGAACCCCAATATCACGTATGTACTTCGTCAGCGTATTTTTTACGTTGATGTAGGGCATCCGAATATCCCAGCGGACAAAACCGTGTTCGAACCATTGCCCCTGTGATGATTTCGCCCAGTGTTCAAGACTCGTTCCCCCAAATGCCGCATTGAAAATCAAAACCGGTACGTTTAAACGCTGCGCCAGATGCTGTCCAAAAGCTCCCCAGAAGTGAGCGCTGTGCCCAAACGGTCCGATGCGGGCACCCTCTCCGAGCTGTGCATACGGCGGATTGGTTAGGTACTGGGGATCGGCGGTACTCTCGTAAATTTGTGACAGAGGTTGTTGGATGTGATTCACCCGGTCGTCAGAAGCGGCTTCAATGGGGTTTTCATCTCCTTGGGCCACGGAATGCCCCGCCACCAGGAACACCTCTCCCACGCCAATGCGCTCGACCAGCGTGGTACCCAGTGGCGTTCCGTTGCTGCTGACGGCTCTCAGTTCGAGATTGTACCATCCGCCGCTCGCTGTGACGCCTCCCGAAAACTGGCCGCTTTCGACGGTATTGTCGATACTTTGCCAATCAATTGTGGTTTGATTGCTCCGATTAAAGAGGCGTACTTCCACCCTACCCGATTCCGAGGGACAGGTACCTCTTACCTGAATGACGGCCTCATTCTGGTTATTGCGCTGAAAAACAGTGCGCGAAGAAGGAAAACTTATCGACATCTGGGCATAAACCAGAGACGACAATAAACAGAGTAAAATACAGGTTGCGGTGCGTTGCATAACGCTTAATGTTAGCTTGTACAAGTTTCCATGTCAAACTTAACAAAAAGCCTTCCCAGGAGCTAAAATGAGCGTTTTTGTTACCATAAAATTTATCATACGTTCATATATTTTACTTCAATCGCCTTCTCTTCCCGCCGTTGCGGGGTATAAAAAACAAAAAGTCGCCCGGTGCCGGGCGACTTTTTGTTTTCCAAAACTTATGCGTTTACTTGATAAACAGCATCTCCCGGTATTTGACGAGCGGCCAATCTTCATCGTCGATCACCAGTTCCAGTTTATCCACATGGTACCGGATTTTGTCGAAGAAGTCTTTCACCTCCGTGGCATAGATGCGGGCCGTTTCGTGCGTGTTGGACGTATTGTTGGCCCGCTTCCGGGTTTCGGTCATTTCCTCCACCCCGTTCTTGATAGCCACCACCCGGGTAGAAATTTCCCGAATAATGTCCTTTACCGGCTCGGCTTCGGCCGTCATGCCAATATCGACCAGGGCTTTGGCCGTTTCGGCCAGTTTGTTCTGGTATTTCAGGGCCGTCGAAACGACATGGTTCATGGCCAGATCGCCCACCACCCGGGACTCGATCTGCACATTCTTGATGTACTTTTCGAGTTCAATTTCGTACCGGGCTTCCACTTCGCGGTGGTTCAGCACGCCCACCCGTTCGAAGAGGCTGATCGATTCCGGCTTGGTATATACGCCCAGGGCCTCCGGCGTCGATTTGATGTTGGACAGTCCGCGACGAGCCGCTTCCTCCACCCACTCGTCCGAATAGCCGTTGCCTTCGAACAGAATGCGCTTCGTCTCGCGGTAGTATTGCTTCAGAATATCGACAACGGCCAGTTCTTTCTTCTCGCCATTAGCCAGACGGGCATCCAGTTCAATTTTGAACTTGGCCAGCTGGTCGGCGACAATGGTGTTGAGCACAATCATCGTCGAAGCCGAGTTGGCTCCGCCGCCCACGGCCCGGAATTCGAACTTGTTGCCGGTGAAGGCAAATGGTGAGGTCCGGTTGCGGTCGGTATTGTCGCGGAGCAGCGACGGAATGCGGTTGATGCCGAGCTTGTAATAGACGTTATCACCCTTCTGCAGCGAAATCTCCGACTTATTTTCCAGGTCTTCGAGCGCCTTGGTCAGGGTTTCGCCGAGGAAAACCGACATGATGGCCGGGGGCGCTTCGTTGGCCCCGAGGCGGAACTCGTTGCCGGCGGAAGCGATGGAAGCCCGGAGCAGATCGGCATTGTCGTGAACCGCCTTGACGACGTTTACGACAAACGTCAGGAAGCGCAGGCTTTCTTTCGGCTTCGTGCTGGGACCGAGCAGGTTGACGCCGGTATCGGTCCCCATCGACCAGTTGTTGTGCTTACCCGAGCCGTTGATTCCCGCGAACGGTTTTTCGTGGAAAAGGACTTTGAAGCTGTGCCGTTCGGCCACTTTCTCCATCAGGTCCATCAGCAGGGCGTTGTGGTCGATGGCCAGGTTCACCTCTTCAAAGGTCGGAGCTACTTCAAACTGCCCCGGAGCCACTTCGTTGTGGCGCGTACGCACCGGAATGCCCAGTTTCATGGCTTCAAATTCGAAATCGACCATGAAGGCGTTCACCCGCGGGGGAATCGTTCCGAAATAGTGGTCCTCCAGCTGTTGGCCGCGCGCGGGGGAATGCCCGAAAACGGTACGGCCCGCCATCACCAGGTCCGGGCGAGCCAGAAACAGCGCCTTGTCGACCAGAAAATATTCCTGCTCAGCTCCGAGCGTAGGCGTTACTTTCGATACGTTGCGGTCGAAGAACTGGCAGACCGCCGTGGCGGCCTTGTCGAGGGCGTGCACCGCTTTCAGCAACGGCGTTTTGTAGTCGAGGGCTTCGCCCGTGTACGAGATAAAGACAGAAGGAATGCAGAGCGTTTTGCCGCCGGCCCCGTTGTCCATCAGGAAAGCCGGTGAGCCCGGGTCCCAGCCCGTATAGCCGCGTGCTTCAAAGGTATTGCGCAGTCCGCCGCTCGGGAACGAAGAAGCGTCCGGCTCCTGCTGAACGAGGGCCGAAGCCTTAAATTTTTCAATGGCTTTGCCTTCCATCGTAATGTCGAAGAAGGCGTCGTGTTTTTCGGCCGTCGAACCGGTGAGCGGCTGAAACCAGTGGGTGTAGTGGGTAGCGCCTTTCGACGTAGCCCAGGATTTCATGGCATTGGCCACTTCATCGGCGATATCCCGGTCAATTTTGCCGCCCGTTTCGATGGCCTGCGTCATTTTCAGGTATGCTTCCGGAGAAAGCAGGGCGCGCATCACTTCGTTATTGAATACGTGCGAAGCGTAGAAGTCCGATACGCGGTCAGCCGGTGGCGCCACCGGCAGCGCATGGCGGGCCTGTGCAATTTCTAAGGCTTTGAAGCGGAAATTAGACATGAGGGATGATTTGTGGTTTTTGAGTCAATAACGGCACCAAACATACGTAGTTTCAGCTTCTTTCCCAGAAAATCGCTTTGTTTTTTAACTGATATTTAAGAAAAACGGCATAAAACACAAAGTCCGCCTTCCTAATTGGAAGGCGGACTTTGTAAGAAAAATCAAATATTAGGGATTCCTAACAAACTCAGGATTAGTTCTCCACCATAACATCAGCCGACTTAACGGTCTTGATGATCCGGGCTGCCACTTTGTAGGGGTCAGCGGCGGAGTTGGGGCGACGGTCTTCCAGCCAGCCTTTCCAGCCGCGGTCAACCGTAGCGATGGGGATACGGATCGAAGCACCGCGGTCCGATACGCCGTACGAGAACTTGTCGATTGACTGGGTTTCGTGCTTGCCCGTCAGACGCATGTGGTTGTCGGCACCGTAGACGTCGATGTGTTCTTTCACCACCGGAGCAAACGCTTCGCAGATGGTAGCGTACACCTCCTTGCTGCCGCAGGTACGCAGAACGCCGTTCGAGAAGTTGGCGTGCATGCCTGAACCGTTCCAGTCGGTGTCGCCCAGGGGCTTGCAGTGCCAGTTGATGGAAACGTTATATTTTTCGCCGATGCGCTCCAGCAGGTAACGCGCTACCCAAACCTGGTCACCGGCGGCTTTTGCTCCTTTGGCAAAAATCTGGAACTCCCACTGGCCCGTTGCTACTTCGGCGTTGATGCCTTCCACGTTCAGACCGGCATCGAGGCAGACATCCAGGTGCTCCTCTACGATGTGACGGCCAAACGCGTTTTTAGCGCCTACTGAGCAGTAGTAAGGGCCCTGCGGGCGTTTCGGGAAGCCTTCTGCCGGGAAGCCCATCGGCTTGTCGATGGCCTCGTCCCACAGGAAGTATTCCTGCTCAAATCCAAACCAGAAATCGTTATCGTCGTCGTCGATGGTTGCCCGCCCGTTCGACTCGTGGGCCGTACCGTCCGAGTTCAGAACTTCGCACATCACCAGGTATCCGTTCTTGCGCTGCGGGTCCGGGCAGATGAACACCGGCTTCAGCAGGCAGTCTGAAGAACCACCCGGGGCCTGCTCGGTTGACGAGCCGTCGAAAGACCACATTTCGCAGTCTTCCAGAGTTCCGGAGAAGTCGCTAACGATTTTGGTTTTTGAACGGAGGCTTTGCGTGGGCTTGTAGCCATCGAGCCAGATGTACTCGAGCTTGGACTTAACCATGATTAGGATACGTTTATTCGGTTTATACAGGTAACGACTGATTCTGTTGAACAAATGTAAGTCCGTTTGCCAAATAAATGCAAAGCATTTTTGCTTTTTCTTTATATCCCCTATTTTTTTTACAAAAATTTCACAATAATCATTGGCAAACTACAATAATATCAACAAAAACCTGCATTATAGGACCCATGCAATCTGAAACTCCTTTTTCAGAATTACACATATATTTCTACCAAAAGACCGGTTTTATACACCTAGATTTTTCGTTTTCATCTATTACTATTCCCACGAACGTCTTTTCCGCTACAACCTCTCTGTCCTCTCCCAATCCGCCTTTCCCTAAATCAGTACGATTATTGTACGGTCAGCGAACGAACGGACGTGAAATAACCGTTACGTATAGTACTTTTGTCGTTAACATTAC from Tellurirhabdus rosea harbors:
- a CDS encoding glutamine synthetase III family protein; its protein translation is MSNFRFKALEIAQARHALPVAPPADRVSDFYASHVFNNEVMRALLSPEAYLKMTQAIETGGKIDRDIADEVANAMKSWATSKGATHYTHWFQPLTGSTAEKHDAFFDITMEGKAIEKFKASALVQQEPDASSFPSGGLRNTFEARGYTGWDPGSPAFLMDNGAGGKTLCIPSVFISYTGEALDYKTPLLKAVHALDKAATAVCQFFDRNVSKVTPTLGAEQEYFLVDKALFLARPDLVMAGRTVFGHSPARGQQLEDHYFGTIPPRVNAFMVDFEFEAMKLGIPVRTRHNEVAPGQFEVAPTFEEVNLAIDHNALLMDLMEKVAERHSFKVLFHEKPFAGINGSGKHNNWSMGTDTGVNLLGPSTKPKESLRFLTFVVNVVKAVHDNADLLRASIASAGNEFRLGANEAPPAIMSVFLGETLTKALEDLENKSEISLQKGDNVYYKLGINRIPSLLRDNTDRNRTSPFAFTGNKFEFRAVGGGANSASTMIVLNTIVADQLAKFKIELDARLANGEKKELAVVDILKQYYRETKRILFEGNGYSDEWVEEAARRGLSNIKSTPEALGVYTKPESISLFERVGVLNHREVEARYEIELEKYIKNVQIESRVVGDLAMNHVVSTALKYQNKLAETAKALVDIGMTAEAEPVKDIIREISTRVVAIKNGVEEMTETRKRANNTSNTHETARIYATEVKDFFDKIRYHVDKLELVIDDEDWPLVKYREMLFIK
- a CDS encoding M20/M25/M40 family metallo-hydrolase, producing the protein MTKLPHRGAGTRYEGVAREILTEALREQRAEVVTESFQTPRTYVSVVYWLIGGLLLGLIGLPYLKTFSILITWASTVAAWLYFNWRFSPVVLLPPLVQSHNVIGRWRDSGEGAEPAMKVILMAHYDTAPVSLLYSSGQVRGFRSSLIVSLLLMLLASGLVVVNLFDLENEYLLSIRYALAGYFLLQALLGTLGYWLNGYTNGASDNATGVAAALATAERLRQCGLPGLDLEVVLTGAEEVGMIGARQYLESHIQEWPRHRTFVINFDTLGNGKLNLIKKTGTVESIRYDNDLFRQAQKIAGERNFRGQVSIGAWHTADFDTVWFVREGIPAITLSALDEHGQMPHIHRKEDQLLNTNLSALPLAVDFATQTVVRQYQAGSVVRA
- a CDS encoding DUF4159 domain-containing protein — protein: MKRLLFFLLLAIGLPTAASAQYSYKIAKLKYGGGGDWYANKTSLPNLIRFANSNLRMNIFPEEDIVEVGSPELFSYPFVHMTGHGNVVFTDAEAQNLRRYLMSGGFLHIDDNYGLDKFIRREMKKVFPELSFIELPFNHPVYNQKFRFANGLPKVHEHDGKAPQGFGLIWEGRLVCYYSFECDLGNGWEDQSVHNDPEEVRQQALRMGANLLQYATTVY
- a CDS encoding sialate O-acetylesterase produces the protein MEVRLFNRSNQTTIDWQSIDNTVESGQFSGGVTASGGWYNLELRAVSSNGTPLGTTLVERIGVGEVFLVAGHSVAQGDENPIEAASDDRVNHIQQPLSQIYESTADPQYLTNPPYAQLGEGARIGPFGHSAHFWGAFGQHLAQRLNVPVLIFNAAFGGTSLEHWAKSSQGQWFEHGFVRWDIRMPYINVKNTLTKYIRDIGVRGILSDQGQNDHANTNVDEVLQYYRTWVNQARVDLNYGALAVMVNRQTPYITTDPRWAIRQAQNRMAAEPNCFPGPDYDTGLEPQHRPDQVHLNDEGKRRAAQLWADAVTNTGFLNTSQPWQPGYTSTAAVPGTPTPPNPTGTAAPEGFVEMVSCERVTGWAADRSRPNVSVSVEVYVNGQLAGTVVADRPRADVGAYLNDNGLHGYEFVIPAPFRRNGNQTIQVRYSGSSRELSNSGQTVGGCTAPATDSPVTPSPAPAPSATDNYRQPEGFLDNGFCDRVTGWAADRSQPNVSVSVDVYVNGQLAGTVRADKIRSDVGAYLNDNGLHGYEFVIPNAYRRAGNQQIQVRFSGSSRELSNSGQTVGGCQAPPSEATPTPTPTPTPVPAPTGDYQRPEGFLDIASCERVTGWAADRSRPNVSISVEVYVNGQLAGTVVADRPRADVGAYLNDNGLHGYEFVIPAPFRRNSNQTIQVRYSGSSRELSNSGQTVGGCTAPATDSPVTPSPAPTPAAYQQPEGHLDHASCDRITGWAADRAKPNTSIGVDLYIDGQLAGTLTADKLRTDVGAYLNDNGLHGFEFAIPSVYKTSGQHTVVARFAGSAQLFTMSTRQYTCANGGRLASKEKGRTGTAEISDFRIFPNPVEKELTLAIPAGYQPGQLSFSVTNSSGQVMGPVTTPGFLDQSATLSVGSTAPGIYFLRISQAGRLLKVLRFVKK
- a CDS encoding glutamine synthetase beta-grasp domain-containing protein, with product MVKSKLEYIWLDGYKPTQSLRSKTKIVSDFSGTLEDCEMWSFDGSSTEQAPGGSSDCLLKPVFICPDPQRKNGYLVMCEVLNSDGTAHESNGRATIDDDDNDFWFGFEQEYFLWDEAIDKPMGFPAEGFPKRPQGPYYCSVGAKNAFGRHIVEEHLDVCLDAGLNVEGINAEVATGQWEFQIFAKGAKAAGDQVWVARYLLERIGEKYNVSINWHCKPLGDTDWNGSGMHANFSNGVLRTCGSKEVYATICEAFAPVVKEHIDVYGADNHMRLTGKHETQSIDKFSYGVSDRGASIRIPIATVDRGWKGWLEDRRPNSAADPYKVAARIIKTVKSADVMVEN
- a CDS encoding 16S rRNA (uracil(1498)-N(3))-methyltransferase, yielding MPLFYQPNALSEPFLGEEESRHCVKTLRLKKGDPIEVTDGQGNRLACVIETADPRRCTFRILQQHTDPVRPYQIHLAVAPTKNLDRIEWFVEKAVEIGIDSLTFFVGKHSERRVLKMDRVEKIAVAAMKQSLQNRLPALAFLEHFREVLNLSADQRFIAHLDEENPTPHLLKAARPAGSVLVLIGPEGDFSKDELAAALQSGFKPVTLGKTRLRTETAAFAACHTVHLVNEL